One window of the Sphaerochaeta associata genome contains the following:
- a CDS encoding carbohydrate ABC transporter permease, whose translation MHNPLSRHADTIFDTANTILLALVALLVLYPLYFIIIASFSEPDAINTGKVLLFPVGFNTTGYERIFSEQSIWTAYRNTILYTAFGTFINIMLTMFFAYPLSRKEFFARKFLTFFMMFTMYFSGGLIPTYLLMRTLGLYNTPFVMVLLPALNVFNVIIAKTNIKNSIPEELYEAASIDGCSHFTFFFKVVFPLSQTIIAVLILYYGVAHWNEFMNGLIYLKDESLYPLQLVLRGILIQNQASADMMGDVESLLEQQRAAELIKYGLIIVSTLPVLVVYPFLQKYFAKGVMMGSVKG comes from the coding sequence ATGCACAATCCATTGAGCAGACACGCAGACACGATTTTTGATACAGCAAACACCATACTTCTCGCACTGGTGGCCCTCTTGGTTCTCTATCCCTTGTATTTCATCATCATCGCCTCATTTTCCGAACCCGACGCCATCAATACTGGTAAAGTCCTGCTTTTCCCTGTTGGGTTCAACACCACAGGATACGAGCGCATCTTCAGCGAGCAATCAATCTGGACCGCTTACAGGAACACCATTCTCTATACGGCATTCGGGACGTTCATCAACATCATGCTGACCATGTTCTTTGCTTACCCGCTTTCCAGAAAAGAGTTCTTCGCCCGCAAGTTCCTTACGTTTTTCATGATGTTCACCATGTACTTTTCAGGCGGTTTGATCCCAACCTACCTGCTGATGAGAACTCTCGGATTGTACAACACCCCGTTTGTCATGGTGCTCCTGCCGGCACTGAATGTGTTCAATGTCATCATCGCAAAGACCAACATCAAGAATTCCATCCCCGAAGAGCTGTATGAGGCGGCATCCATCGACGGTTGTTCTCACTTCACGTTCTTTTTCAAGGTGGTCTTCCCGCTCTCGCAGACCATCATCGCCGTCCTGATTCTCTATTATGGAGTTGCACACTGGAATGAGTTCATGAATGGTTTGATCTACCTCAAGGATGAGTCACTGTACCCCTTGCAGCTCGTACTCAGGGGCATCCTCATCCAAAATCAGGCATCGGCTGACATGATGGGCGATGTGGAGAGCCTGTTGGAGCAACAGAGGGCAGCTGAACTTATTAAATACGGCCTGATCATCGTTTCCACGCTGCCGGTGTTGGTGGTGTATCCGTTCTTACAGAAATATTTTGCCAAAGGTGTCATGATGGGCTCGGTGAAGGGCTGA